The Saprospiraceae bacterium genome includes a window with the following:
- a CDS encoding sulfatase-like hydrolase/transferase, translating into MKSLFKYISKGIISISLLITIPLFLGLGYILFSSAFFSMNKDVSKEDLDFKFSLKEKSKTDKLPNILLINADDLGYGDLGCYGGNAIRTPNIDRIAANGMRFTNHYTSNAICSPSRAGLLTGRYPIRMGFTSVLYPEDWTYHMKVVNKIGKVLNDVGAADHGKECYVNGLPHKEITLAEALKQKGYATCLSGKWHLGDMKFRKEFNPKYHGFDKFFGVNSTNDLLPVVLIDDEKVIRSNIRENQEDFSQLFAHNAIQFIEQNKDKPFFCYMAFTAPHEPLVPSKEFRGKSKAGLFGDVVEEMDHYIGKILENLEKNGLDENTIILFTSDNGPWYEGSTGGLRGGKGQAFEGGFKVPLLVSWKNKILPNSVAKARVSNLDIFPTLLDIVGLDLPNDRIIDGKNISDILFGKTDQTPHEKIIFYQYEKPIALIMNDHKYYTNYHSYTWPVPLNKNGTFTYTLTKKHMGKNTRYLFNLNTDADENYNIIHHQANRSNDMQKALDEWDINLKNNTGGWK; encoded by the coding sequence ATGAAATCTCTTTTTAAGTATATTAGCAAAGGAATTATTAGCATATCATTACTTATCACTATACCATTGTTTTTAGGTTTAGGATATATACTATTTTCATCTGCATTTTTTAGCATGAACAAAGATGTCAGTAAAGAAGACCTTGACTTTAAGTTTTCATTGAAGGAAAAGTCTAAGACTGATAAATTGCCTAATATATTACTTATCAATGCCGATGATTTGGGTTATGGTGATTTAGGATGTTATGGAGGCAATGCTATTCGAACCCCAAACATTGACCGCATTGCTGCAAATGGTATGCGTTTTACAAATCATTATACTTCCAATGCTATCTGTTCTCCTTCACGTGCGGGCTTATTAACGGGTCGGTATCCTATTCGAATGGGTTTCACTTCAGTTCTTTATCCCGAGGACTGGACCTATCATATGAAAGTCGTCAATAAAATTGGCAAAGTATTAAATGATGTTGGGGCTGCTGACCATGGAAAAGAATGTTATGTAAACGGATTGCCCCATAAAGAAATAACCCTTGCCGAAGCACTTAAACAAAAAGGCTATGCTACCTGCCTCTCAGGAAAGTGGCATTTGGGTGATATGAAATTTAGGAAAGAATTTAACCCTAAATATCACGGATTTGATAAGTTTTTTGGTGTAAATAGCACCAACGATTTACTACCAGTGGTATTAATTGATGATGAGAAAGTAATAAGAAGTAATATTCGAGAAAACCAAGAAGATTTCAGTCAATTATTTGCTCATAATGCTATACAATTCATTGAGCAAAATAAAGATAAACCTTTTTTCTGCTATATGGCTTTTACAGCACCACATGAGCCTTTAGTACCTTCAAAAGAATTTAGGGGTAAATCCAAAGCAGGACTGTTTGGAGATGTCGTAGAGGAAATGGATCATTATATCGGGAAAATTTTAGAAAATCTTGAAAAAAATGGTTTAGATGAAAATACAATTATACTTTTTACATCTGATAACGGACCTTGGTATGAAGGCTCTACAGGGGGATTAAGAGGCGGAAAAGGGCAGGCATTTGAAGGTGGTTTTAAAGTACCTCTTTTAGTTTCGTGGAAAAATAAAATTTTACCAAATTCTGTAGCCAAGGCCAGAGTGAGTAATTTGGATATTTTTCCCACATTACTAGACATAGTGGGTTTGGATTTGCCAAATGATAGGATCATTGACGGCAAAAACATTTCGGATATCTTATTTGGAAAGACAGACCAGACACCTCATGAAAAAATCATTTTTTATCAATATGAAAAACCGATTGCACTAATTATGAATGATCATAAGTACTATACTAATTATCATTCCTACACATGGCCTGTACCACTAAATAAAAATGGTACCTTTACATATACCTTAACTAAGAAACATATGGGAAAAAATACAAGATATCTTTTTAATCTGAATACTGATGCAGATGAAAACTATAATATCATCCATCACCAAGCTAATAGGAGCAATGATATGCAAAAAGCCTTGGATGAGTGGGACATAAATTTAAAAAACAACACCGGTGGTTGGAAATAA
- a CDS encoding amidohydrolase family protein: protein MDTVYIKGGRVFSGYNRPSKIANILVQDGKVSKISEQALDLPADTKIVDATGKWVTPGFFDNHTHYDGELLVAPQLSESIRHGVTTVLVGSCSLSFVYSDVEDCCDMFTRVEAFPREILNPILEKEKNWDSPKSWIEHIKKLPLGPNIGSFIGHSDIRSKVMGIDRSLDPKEIPTAAEIKEMQDMLNDAIDHGMLGISMQHNPWDKMDGRHWSKLLPAAYATRKERNAMASVARERNGHLQGVPNLVNRLAIFWYLGQSANWFGLRKKKLKTSIVAMMELKGDPYIRAVLSFLAKTYNKFLGANFRFQGFPVPFTNYVKGMDLVIFEEFPSGELARHLSRDLIERNKTLKDPEYRKQFKKHYGDKLSPKVWQKDFGDAYILNAPDKSWIGKSFMDLAKERNQHPVDTFLDVVIDLDDQVEWKTTIGNENPAKLSKLYNDEGNIIGFADSGAHINNMAFYNFPIRMIKYVKDSHERGEPFMPYEKLIWRLTKENADFFNIDAGTIEEGKRADLVVIDFENLDDSIHQYYKAEFLSGIERLVNRDDKYVNYVMISGKTVWENGQFDERVGKERFGDYLPGKHLAEAARKSFSANIF from the coding sequence ATGGACACAGTTTACATCAAAGGTGGTCGAGTATTTTCAGGCTACAACAGACCTTCTAAAATAGCCAATATTTTAGTGCAAGATGGCAAGGTCTCCAAGATCTCAGAACAAGCCCTTGACCTACCTGCGGATACAAAAATTGTTGATGCTACAGGTAAGTGGGTGACACCTGGTTTTTTTGACAACCATACACACTATGACGGTGAGCTTTTGGTTGCACCACAACTGAGCGAATCCATACGCCATGGAGTCACGACTGTTTTGGTTGGTAGTTGCTCACTCTCCTTTGTGTATTCAGATGTGGAAGATTGTTGCGATATGTTTACACGTGTAGAGGCATTTCCAAGAGAAATATTAAATCCAATATTAGAAAAAGAAAAAAATTGGGATAGCCCTAAATCTTGGATAGAGCATATCAAAAAGCTCCCATTAGGACCCAATATTGGGTCATTTATAGGTCATTCAGATATAAGATCTAAAGTTATGGGTATTGATAGGTCGTTGGATCCAAAAGAAATACCTACAGCAGCGGAAATAAAAGAGATGCAAGATATGCTCAATGATGCGATAGATCATGGTATGTTGGGTATATCTATGCAGCACAACCCATGGGATAAAATGGATGGTCGCCATTGGTCCAAGTTATTGCCTGCAGCATATGCCACAAGGAAGGAACGCAATGCTATGGCAAGCGTAGCCCGGGAGCGTAACGGACATTTACAAGGAGTACCTAATCTGGTCAATCGTTTAGCAATTTTTTGGTATTTAGGACAAAGTGCCAATTGGTTTGGTTTGAGAAAGAAGAAACTCAAAACATCTATTGTAGCTATGATGGAACTAAAAGGAGATCCATACATCCGTGCTGTATTGTCGTTTCTTGCCAAGACATACAATAAATTTTTGGGTGCTAACTTTAGATTTCAGGGTTTCCCTGTACCTTTCACCAACTATGTCAAGGGTATGGATTTGGTCATTTTTGAAGAGTTTCCATCAGGCGAATTGGCCCGACACTTATCCAGAGATTTGATAGAAAGAAATAAAACATTAAAAGACCCTGAATATAGAAAACAATTTAAAAAACACTATGGTGATAAATTGTCACCTAAAGTTTGGCAAAAAGACTTTGGAGATGCGTATATTTTAAATGCACCTGATAAATCATGGATTGGAAAGTCATTTATGGACTTAGCAAAAGAACGTAACCAACATCCAGTGGATACATTTTTGGATGTAGTCATAGACTTGGATGACCAAGTGGAATGGAAAACAACGATAGGTAATGAAAACCCTGCAAAATTAAGTAAACTTTACAACGACGAAGGCAATATCATAGGTTTTGCTGATTCAGGGGCACATATCAACAATATGGCATTTTATAACTTCCCTATCCGTATGATCAAATATGTGAAGGATTCGCATGAGAGAGGAGAGCCATTTATGCCTTATGAAAAATTGATCTGGAGATTGACCAAAGAAAATGCTGATTTCTTTAATATTGATGCAGGAACCATAGAAGAAGGAAAAAGAGCTGATTTGGTAGTAATTGATTTCGAAAATCTTGATGACAGTATACACCAATATTATAAGGCTGAGTTTCTAAGTGGCATAGAAAGATTAGTAAATCGTGATGACAAGTACGTAAATTATGTCATGATAAGTGGGAAAACGGTTTGGGAAAACGGACAGTTTGACGAACGTGTAGGCAAAGAGAGATTTGGCGATTATCTACCGGGTAAACATTTGGCAGAAGCTGCAAGAAAAAGCTTTTCTGCTAACATTTTTTAA
- a CDS encoding DUF1254 domain-containing protein translates to MGGLKKIILLASLAILAFVIYFLVSKKVTSIDTLKRSVFEATHDRDKVDEQEAFNIAYNAYLWGFVRVKSMLLQKKAIHPDYHDYAPINTFAISKELAKPGFTDFTPNSDTYYGLAWLDVSKGPIIIEIPEVSNKYWTVQATDASLNTFNYVGSRMGTTPGKWAYCKFDWNGTLPTGIQRIDCPTNQVFLQARNLVFPGNKEDEKAVYALMMKYKLYPIDSVAQYASIPKTETMVNPLNSNPDLRNLNFFKLLNETITFDPPVAVDKGLVSTFAKLGIGPNLTFDDAKLSKSQKAGLEDGIMAAFRRIYDELKFGGERKGGFNFRYDLGKYDFNYPIGSAVAFYGYGANTAEEAVYVNTIVDADGDDLIGSKKYKIHFGKDEFPPVNAFWSITMYSRPENQLIENEINRYNIGGLTPNLKYNADGSLDILIQHERPTDISNWLPAPKGDFWLIMRMYDPKKEVLDNKYTAPTVDRQ, encoded by the coding sequence ATGGGTGGTTTAAAAAAAATAATTTTACTGGCTTCATTGGCTATTTTGGCTTTTGTGATCTATTTTTTAGTATCCAAAAAAGTAACTTCCATAGATACACTGAAACGTAGTGTTTTTGAAGCAACCCATGACCGCGATAAAGTGGACGAACAAGAAGCGTTCAATATCGCCTACAATGCTTATCTATGGGGGTTTGTACGGGTGAAGTCCATGTTGTTGCAGAAAAAAGCAATACACCCAGACTATCACGACTATGCACCTATCAATACTTTTGCTATTAGTAAAGAATTGGCTAAGCCCGGTTTTACGGATTTTACACCCAATAGTGATACCTATTATGGTTTGGCTTGGTTGGATGTTTCGAAAGGGCCCATCATCATCGAAATACCTGAAGTGTCTAATAAATATTGGACGGTACAAGCTACGGATGCCAGTCTAAATACCTTTAACTATGTAGGGAGTCGCATGGGTACAACACCTGGAAAATGGGCATATTGCAAATTTGATTGGAATGGAACCCTGCCTACAGGAATCCAAAGAATAGATTGTCCAACAAATCAGGTTTTTCTACAAGCCCGAAACTTGGTGTTTCCAGGCAATAAAGAAGATGAAAAAGCGGTATATGCTCTGATGATGAAATACAAGCTTTATCCTATTGATTCCGTAGCCCAATATGCTTCTATCCCGAAAACGGAAACGATGGTTAATCCTCTGAATTCGAACCCTGATCTCAGAAATCTTAACTTTTTTAAACTCCTCAATGAAACCATTACTTTCGATCCACCAGTTGCTGTTGATAAGGGATTGGTAAGCACTTTTGCTAAGTTGGGTATTGGGCCCAATTTAACCTTTGATGATGCAAAACTTTCTAAATCTCAAAAAGCCGGCTTAGAAGATGGCATTATGGCAGCATTCAGACGGATCTATGATGAGCTCAAATTTGGTGGTGAACGCAAAGGAGGGTTCAATTTTAGGTATGACCTCGGCAAATACGATTTCAACTATCCCATCGGTTCTGCGGTTGCTTTTTATGGTTATGGGGCGAATACCGCTGAAGAAGCCGTGTATGTCAATACGATTGTTGATGCCGATGGCGATGATTTGATTGGGTCTAAAAAATACAAGATACATTTTGGTAAGGATGAATTTCCACCAGTCAATGCTTTTTGGTCTATCACTATGTACAGCAGACCCGAAAATCAATTGATTGAAAATGAGATAAATCGGTACAATATCGGTGGGCTTACGCCCAATTTGAAATACAACGCAGATGGGTCTTTGGATATTTTAATACAACATGAACGCCCTACAGATATTTCCAATTGGCTACCTGCACCCAAAGGGGATTTTTGGCTAATCATGCGGATGTATGACCCTAAAAAAGAGGTCTTGGATAATAAATATACAGCACCAACAGTAGATAGACAATAA
- a CDS encoding DUF1254 domain-containing protein → MKNRLLFLFIFIIINSQFTVAQAPTVQISKEDSEKGQEEYAANVAAQAYLYGVPMVLNYRFQNVVKGLVKRTTDPNFKMKMMYPKDGLTYNQWVHVNNLPTHDLNTMASPNDDTNYSIFFADLEKEPIVLSIPPINDRYFSITLSDAFLDVVGYIGSRYGDTKGGNYILVGPDWKGELPKKNFKKVFRMRHNVFGFVARMQVKDPSKDMELAATYQNKFTSQSLSKFLNKTEKDTFLPLETYKNTDNALEWYSFLFNKMAINRPLPSERHLVKSLANIGVKIGNKIDANALSEPVKRGLERGFKSGKQQLDWYVNKGLELSPNNWFLDFDRGTDNNDYITRARHALVGLYTNLTTEANYPQIIYDNNGEKLSGKYSYQMIIPKEKVSPVTSFWSITIYQASDFVPNKYFHYSVGDAKKYPVKRNADGSVTITFSHAPPNENELGNWLPTPTADLDFRVVYRMYGPKPEILNSETMNTYLPAIKRIN, encoded by the coding sequence ATGAAAAACAGACTTTTATTTTTATTCATTTTTATAATTATAAATAGCCAATTCACTGTGGCTCAAGCCCCTACGGTACAAATAAGTAAAGAAGACAGTGAGAAAGGTCAAGAAGAATATGCGGCAAACGTAGCGGCACAAGCCTATCTTTATGGTGTGCCGATGGTGCTCAACTATCGTTTTCAAAATGTCGTAAAAGGGTTGGTAAAAAGGACAACCGACCCTAATTTCAAGATGAAAATGATGTATCCAAAAGATGGTTTAACTTATAATCAATGGGTTCATGTGAATAATTTGCCGACACATGACCTAAATACGATGGCTTCGCCAAACGACGACACGAATTATTCGATATTTTTTGCTGATTTAGAAAAAGAACCCATCGTTCTTTCTATTCCTCCTATCAATGACAGATATTTTTCTATCACATTGAGTGATGCTTTTTTAGATGTCGTTGGTTATATTGGCTCGCGGTATGGCGATACAAAAGGTGGAAATTACATATTGGTAGGACCCGATTGGAAAGGAGAATTGCCTAAAAAAAATTTCAAAAAAGTGTTCCGTATGCGGCACAATGTTTTCGGTTTTGTTGCGCGAATGCAAGTCAAAGACCCGTCAAAAGACATGGAATTGGCAGCGACTTATCAAAATAAATTCACCTCACAAAGTCTTTCCAAGTTTTTAAATAAAACTGAAAAAGATACATTCTTACCATTAGAAACGTATAAAAATACAGATAATGCCTTAGAATGGTACTCTTTTTTGTTTAACAAAATGGCTATAAATCGCCCACTCCCGAGTGAAAGACATTTGGTCAAATCATTGGCAAACATTGGCGTAAAAATAGGCAACAAAATAGATGCCAATGCTCTTTCTGAACCGGTAAAGAGAGGTTTGGAACGTGGTTTCAAAAGCGGAAAACAGCAATTGGATTGGTATGTGAACAAAGGGCTGGAATTATCGCCCAATAATTGGTTTCTCGATTTTGACAGAGGCACGGACAATAACGACTATATCACTCGGGCGAGACACGCATTGGTCGGTTTATACACCAATCTGACCACCGAAGCCAACTATCCGCAAATTATTTATGACAATAATGGTGAAAAATTGAGTGGGAAATACTCATATCAAATGATTATTCCGAAAGAAAAAGTTTCACCCGTTACTTCTTTTTGGTCAATTACGATTTATCAAGCAAGTGATTTTGTACCGAATAAATATTTCCATTACTCTGTCGGAGATGCCAAAAAATATCCAGTAAAAAGAAATGCTGATGGCTCTGTAACAATCACATTTTCGCACGCACCACCCAACGAAAATGAATTGGGCAATTGGCTACCAACACCAACGGCGGATTTAGATTTTAGGGTCGTCTATCGGATGTACGGACCAAAGCCCGAAATTTTGAATTCAGAAACCATGAATACATATCTTCCTGCAATAAAACGGATTAATTAG
- a CDS encoding aldehyde dehydrogenase family protein, whose translation MKNSYPSAKERIELMKVVPDMLLHYSTKLTEALHTDFGGHSEDASDLFEILGMFDRSKYNIANVEKWMKPIAKEGNPVTQGKSKAYVKYHPKGVIGNMVSWNFPFDIALGPMLDQLGAGNRVIIKSSDLSPASGAVLQEMLLKTYNEDQVAVVNGGLDLAKYFPTLPWNHLIYTGSGTVGRLIMKAAAENLVPVTLELGGKSPSIVGPDRITDETIATIAGVKVVKRGQMCVTVDYCLVPEAEKDVFVDKIANYMQTHFAKDNARNHACGIITQRHVKRLQGLVDEAKASGAKVIQIGNDLKDGSRDMPFYIVVDPSDDLQMIREEIFGPILPIKTYKTTQDAIDYINKNDRPLGLYVFSDDRKFIDDITQNTHSGGVAVNMIALQAAQPSMGFGGVGASGMGRHHGVEGFQEFSYPKGYFERGNGGTIDWIMPPFDSKTRQLIHDVAYAPLSKQLKFAIKRLPNILLGK comes from the coding sequence TTGAAAAACAGCTATCCGAGTGCTAAAGAACGTATCGAGTTGATGAAAGTCGTACCGGATATGTTGCTTCATTACAGTACCAAACTTACTGAGGCCCTGCATACTGATTTTGGCGGTCACTCCGAAGATGCTTCCGATTTGTTTGAAATTTTGGGCATGTTCGATAGGTCAAAATACAATATTGCGAATGTCGAAAAATGGATGAAGCCTATTGCTAAAGAAGGTAATCCAGTCACACAAGGAAAATCAAAAGCCTATGTTAAATACCATCCCAAAGGAGTGATCGGTAATATGGTGTCTTGGAATTTTCCTTTTGATATTGCATTAGGACCCATGCTTGACCAATTGGGTGCTGGAAACCGAGTAATCATTAAGTCTTCCGACTTGTCACCTGCCAGTGGTGCTGTGCTACAAGAAATGCTCTTAAAAACTTACAATGAAGATCAGGTAGCTGTAGTAAATGGGGGCTTGGATTTGGCAAAATATTTTCCTACACTCCCTTGGAATCATTTGATCTATACCGGAAGCGGCACTGTCGGCCGACTCATCATGAAGGCAGCTGCAGAAAACTTGGTGCCTGTTACACTGGAGTTAGGTGGAAAAAGCCCCTCCATCGTAGGGCCTGATCGTATTACAGACGAAACCATTGCAACGATAGCAGGTGTAAAAGTGGTGAAACGCGGACAAATGTGCGTAACGGTGGATTATTGTCTCGTTCCCGAAGCGGAAAAAGATGTCTTTGTGGACAAAATAGCCAACTATATGCAAACACACTTTGCAAAAGACAATGCCAGAAACCATGCTTGCGGCATTATCACCCAACGTCATGTGAAACGCTTGCAGGGTTTGGTGGATGAGGCCAAAGCAAGTGGGGCAAAAGTTATTCAAATAGGTAATGATCTCAAAGATGGCAGCCGAGACATGCCATTTTATATCGTAGTCGATCCAAGTGATGATTTACAAATGATACGGGAAGAGATTTTTGGGCCAATATTGCCAATAAAAACCTACAAAACAACACAAGATGCCATAGACTATATCAATAAAAATGACAGACCATTGGGATTATATGTATTTTCTGATGATCGTAAATTTATTGATGACATAACTCAAAATACGCATTCAGGAGGAGTGGCAGTCAATATGATTGCCCTGCAAGCGGCTCAACCATCCATGGGTTTTGGGGGTGTAGGTGCCAGTGGTATGGGGCGGCATCATGGTGTAGAAGGATTTCAGGAGTTTTCTTATCCAAAAGGTTATTTTGAGAGGGGCAATGGGGGGACCATAGATTGGATAATGCCACCATTTGATAGTAAGACAAGACAATTGATTCATGATGTTGCATACGCACCATTGTCGAAGCAGTTGAAGTTTGCCATTAAACGATTGCCTAATATTTTATTGGGGAAATGA
- a CDS encoding 3-oxoacyl-ACP synthase III family protein — MKAIITGTGSSLPEKVVKNSHFSDNIFYEKSGEKTGKSGAEFAEKLETITGIRERRYIRDDEDSVPLMTAASRRAIDDAGIEVNDIQGIIVAHNAGNMLTDGRGIHSVPNMAALLKNALKVENHDCFAYDLLFGCPGWLQSVIQAKQVLADDVNAQNILVVGVEVASRFLDPHDLDSMILADGCGACIVSKSKSRTKGILSYATYSHAQADLKYIYQNESLNAEVPGSSYFKMSGRDVYKYATTWLPQVIKNALDKAGKTLDDVDIFLFHQANGKMLQAIAQNLATLYGQKDYNFEGKIPTTIEVLGNTSVATIPTLMDMVLKNQIKGYKINKGQLAVMASVGAGMHCNALVYQF, encoded by the coding sequence TTGAAAGCAATCATTACAGGAACAGGAAGTTCATTACCTGAAAAGGTAGTTAAAAATTCACATTTTTCAGATAATATCTTTTATGAAAAATCAGGTGAAAAAACTGGAAAATCCGGAGCAGAATTTGCCGAAAAACTGGAAACCATTACCGGGATTCGTGAACGTAGATATATTCGGGATGATGAAGATTCAGTGCCATTGATGACTGCAGCTTCTAGGAGAGCAATTGATGATGCAGGGATTGAAGTCAATGATATACAAGGTATCATCGTAGCGCACAATGCTGGTAATATGCTGACTGATGGGAGAGGCATTCATTCAGTGCCCAATATGGCAGCACTACTTAAAAATGCATTGAAGGTTGAGAACCATGATTGTTTTGCTTATGATCTTCTTTTCGGATGTCCAGGATGGTTACAATCAGTCATTCAGGCCAAACAGGTATTGGCCGATGACGTAAATGCACAAAACATACTTGTCGTAGGTGTTGAGGTGGCATCAAGATTTTTGGATCCGCATGATTTGGACTCTATGATTCTGGCAGATGGATGCGGAGCGTGTATAGTGTCAAAAAGTAAATCAAGGACCAAAGGTATTTTATCATACGCCACATACTCCCATGCTCAGGCTGATCTAAAGTACATTTATCAAAATGAGTCACTAAATGCAGAAGTGCCTGGAAGTTCTTATTTTAAAATGAGTGGACGTGATGTATATAAATATGCAACCACATGGCTGCCACAGGTAATCAAAAATGCCTTAGATAAAGCAGGTAAAACTCTTGATGATGTAGATATATTTTTGTTTCACCAGGCGAATGGCAAAATGTTGCAAGCCATAGCTCAAAATCTTGCCACATTGTATGGTCAAAAAGACTATAATTTTGAAGGAAAGATTCCGACAACTATAGAGGTTTTAGGCAATACATCAGTAGCAACTATTCCGACACTGATGGACATGGTTTTAAAAAATCAAATAAAGGGTTACAAAATAAACAAGGGACAGTTGGCCGTGATGGCATCAGTCGGTGCCGGAATGCACTGTAATGCTTTAGTTTATCAGTTTTAA
- a CDS encoding DUF1254 domain-containing protein produces MKYSLILFVLFFINVNTFGQAPTVQITQEEAEKGQEAFATSVATQTYLYGLPMVLDHRFMNVMRNLVKKGEDPNFPVQFANVARGLFFNTWIHTITLPSHQLATLATPNDETIYSIFFSDLRQEPIVLTIPPITDRYFAIALGDAFVENTGYIGTSQGDVKGGSYMLVSPDWKGQKPKNVKKVIRMRYNMQGFISRIQVRDKGADLKKAQLLQAQIKAESLSKFLGTSKEDNFAPLEVFPNPEKALDWYAYLFSKLKINKPLPEDRAVIKSLKSLGIDVSKDVNVNALPDPVKKGLEKGYQAGQDALSWFINRGPEKTDNNWFLSFERGRPEQDYLFRAYYCKIGMYTNLMEEAMYPQTISDSKGEKLTGKYSYQLTIPKDKVGPVDAFWSMITYQGSDFVPNKYYHYSVGDQKAQPVKRNADGSVTIMISHEPPNGELSNWLPAPEEGKDFRIVYRMYIPKKNLLTKEGLTPYLPPVIRI; encoded by the coding sequence ATGAAGTACTCCTTAATCTTATTTGTTTTATTTTTTATTAATGTGAATACTTTTGGGCAAGCCCCAACAGTACAAATCACTCAAGAAGAAGCTGAAAAAGGGCAGGAAGCCTTTGCTACTTCTGTAGCTACACAGACTTATCTATATGGTCTGCCTATGGTGCTTGACCATCGATTTATGAATGTAATGCGAAACCTGGTCAAAAAAGGAGAAGACCCTAACTTTCCAGTACAATTTGCCAATGTGGCGAGAGGCTTGTTCTTTAATACTTGGATACATACTATTACGCTACCTTCACACCAATTGGCAACCTTGGCTACACCGAATGATGAAACCATTTATTCGATATTTTTTTCTGACCTGCGTCAAGAACCCATTGTGCTTACAATTCCACCTATTACTGATCGATACTTTGCTATTGCACTAGGTGATGCCTTTGTCGAAAACACCGGGTATATAGGAACAAGCCAAGGTGATGTCAAAGGCGGAAGTTATATGCTTGTGTCTCCTGACTGGAAAGGACAAAAACCCAAAAACGTCAAAAAAGTGATCCGTATGCGATACAATATGCAGGGGTTCATATCACGCATACAGGTGAGAGACAAGGGAGCTGACCTAAAAAAAGCCCAACTCTTGCAAGCACAAATAAAAGCCGAAAGTTTGTCTAAGTTTTTGGGCACATCAAAAGAAGACAATTTTGCACCATTAGAAGTTTTTCCAAATCCCGAAAAAGCATTAGACTGGTACGCCTATCTTTTTTCAAAATTAAAAATTAATAAACCTCTTCCTGAAGACAGGGCCGTTATAAAATCTTTGAAAAGCCTTGGCATCGATGTGTCCAAAGATGTGAATGTAAATGCATTACCTGATCCGGTTAAAAAAGGCTTAGAGAAAGGATATCAAGCGGGGCAAGATGCATTAAGCTGGTTTATCAATAGAGGTCCAGAAAAGACAGATAATAATTGGTTTTTATCTTTTGAAAGAGGAAGACCAGAGCAAGATTATTTGTTTCGAGCGTATTATTGTAAGATAGGCATGTACACCAATCTCATGGAAGAAGCCATGTATCCACAAACTATTTCTGATAGTAAGGGTGAAAAACTGACAGGCAAATATTCATACCAACTTACCATCCCAAAAGATAAAGTGGGTCCTGTGGATGCCTTTTGGTCTATGATCACTTATCAGGGCAGTGATTTTGTGCCTAATAAATACTACCATTATTCAGTAGGAGATCAAAAAGCACAACCCGTAAAACGGAATGCTGATGGTTCAGTGACTATTATGATTTCGCATGAACCACCCAATGGAGAGCTGAGCAATTGGCTGCCTGCACCAGAAGAAGGCAAAGATTTTAGAATTGTGTATAGAATGTATATACCGAAGAAGAATTTACTGACAAAGGAAGGATTAACGCCCTATTTACCACCGGTTATCAGAATTTAA